One segment of Thermosynechococcus sp. HN-54 DNA contains the following:
- the purM gene encoding phosphoribosylformylglycinamidine cyclo-ligase: MDYRSAGVDVAAGRAFVEQIRPLVQRTQRPEVVGRLGGFAGLCQIPKGYRQPLLVSGTDGVGTKLKLAQALDRHDTVGIDLVAMCVNDVLTCGAEPLFLLDYIACGCLAPEIMTAVVAGIAQGCEAAGCALLGGETAEMPGFYAEGVYDLAGFCVGVVEQDQVLDGTQVQVGDVVLGLASSGLHSNGFSLVRKIVSDRQLSWQDTPLGSTPLGELCLEPTRLYVQPIRAALAQGVPIHGMAHITGGGLPENLPRCLGQGQSAQLDPQAWPIPPLFHWLGEMGDVSLGELFNTFNMGIGYTVVLPPSAVAAAQRCFAEWGIESWPIGTVVAGKGEVLGLPAA; this comes from the coding sequence ATGGACTATCGCAGTGCTGGTGTGGATGTGGCCGCTGGCCGTGCCTTTGTCGAGCAAATTCGCCCCTTGGTGCAGCGCACCCAACGCCCCGAAGTGGTGGGACGACTGGGGGGATTTGCAGGTTTATGTCAAATTCCTAAGGGCTATCGTCAGCCGCTGTTGGTCTCAGGAACGGATGGGGTGGGCACCAAGCTAAAACTGGCTCAAGCCCTTGATCGCCACGATACGGTCGGCATTGATCTGGTGGCCATGTGTGTCAACGATGTCCTCACCTGTGGTGCTGAGCCACTCTTCCTCTTGGACTACATTGCCTGTGGTTGTCTTGCGCCAGAGATCATGACCGCTGTCGTGGCGGGGATTGCCCAAGGATGTGAGGCGGCGGGGTGTGCCCTCTTGGGGGGGGAGACGGCGGAAATGCCGGGGTTTTATGCCGAAGGGGTCTATGACCTCGCGGGCTTCTGTGTCGGTGTGGTTGAGCAGGATCAGGTACTTGATGGCACTCAGGTACAGGTGGGCGATGTGGTGTTGGGCTTAGCCAGTTCTGGCTTGCACAGCAATGGCTTTAGTTTAGTGCGCAAAATTGTCAGCGATCGCCAGCTCAGTTGGCAGGATACCCCCCTTGGCTCTACCCCCCTTGGCGAGCTGTGCCTAGAACCAACCCGCCTTTATGTCCAACCCATTCGTGCTGCTTTGGCGCAGGGGGTTCCCATTCATGGTATGGCTCACATCACCGGCGGTGGCCTGCCAGAAAATTTGCCCCGCTGTTTGGGTCAAGGGCAATCCGCACAACTGGATCCGCAGGCTTGGCCGATCCCGCCATTATTCCACTGGCTAGGGGAGATGGGAGACGTCAGTTTGGGCGAACTCTTTAACACCTTCAATATGGGCATTGGGTACACCGTGGTTTTGCCGCCGTCAGCGGTTGCCGCGGCGCAGCGCTGTTTTGCCGAATGGGGGATTGAGAGCTGGCCAATTGGCACGGTCGTTGCTGGTAAGGGTGAAGTGTTGGGACTGCCTGCTGCCTAA
- the accC gene encoding acetyl-CoA carboxylase biotin carboxylase subunit translates to MAFTKILIANRGEIALRILRTCEELGIATVAVYSTVDRHALHVQLADEAVCIGEAPSSRSYLNIPNIIAAALTRHVSAIHPGYGFLAENARFAEICADHKITFIGPSPAAMRAMGDKSTAKATMQQVGMPTIPGSDGLVQDEETARAIACKIGYPLMIKATAGGGGRGMRLVRSAEELGRALSAAQGEAEAAFGNPGVYLERFIENPRHIEFQILADSYGNVIHLGERDCSVQRRHQKLLEEAPSPALTPELRAKMGAAAVAAAKAINYVGAGTIEFLLDSQNNFYFMEMNTRIQVEHTVTEMITGLDLIAEQIRIAQGEPLSLTQEQVQLRGHAIECRINAEDPERNFRPHPGRISGYLPPGGPGVRMDSHVYTDYEIPPYYDSLIGKLVVWGSDRAAAIARMKRALRECAIMGVPTTIPFHQQVLDTPEFRSGIVYTNFVDKLMTTLGWNV, encoded by the coding sequence ATGGCCTTTACGAAAATTTTGATTGCCAATCGTGGCGAAATTGCCCTGCGGATTCTGCGCACCTGCGAAGAACTGGGTATTGCGACGGTTGCTGTTTATTCCACGGTGGATCGCCATGCCCTGCATGTGCAATTGGCCGACGAAGCGGTGTGCATTGGGGAAGCCCCCAGTAGCCGTAGTTATCTCAACATTCCCAACATTATTGCCGCTGCCCTCACCCGCCATGTCTCGGCGATTCACCCCGGCTATGGCTTTTTGGCAGAGAACGCTCGCTTTGCCGAGATCTGCGCCGACCACAAAATTACCTTTATTGGGCCGAGTCCTGCTGCCATGCGTGCCATGGGGGATAAATCCACCGCCAAAGCGACGATGCAACAGGTGGGGATGCCGACGATTCCCGGCAGTGATGGACTGGTTCAGGATGAAGAAACCGCGCGGGCGATCGCCTGCAAAATTGGCTATCCCCTGATGATTAAAGCCACGGCTGGGGGGGGTGGTCGCGGCATGCGCTTGGTGCGCTCTGCCGAGGAGTTAGGGCGTGCTCTGAGTGCCGCCCAAGGGGAAGCGGAAGCGGCCTTTGGCAATCCTGGCGTTTATCTAGAGCGATTTATTGAAAATCCCCGCCACATTGAGTTCCAAATTTTGGCGGATAGCTATGGCAATGTCATTCATTTAGGGGAACGAGACTGCTCAGTGCAGCGCCGCCACCAAAAGCTTCTCGAAGAAGCCCCCAGCCCCGCCCTCACCCCAGAACTGCGTGCCAAGATGGGAGCAGCAGCAGTGGCAGCCGCCAAGGCGATTAACTATGTGGGCGCTGGCACCATTGAGTTCCTCCTCGACAGTCAAAACAACTTCTACTTTATGGAGATGAATACCCGTATTCAGGTGGAGCACACTGTCACGGAAATGATTACGGGGCTAGATCTAATTGCGGAGCAAATTCGCATTGCCCAAGGGGAACCCCTTAGCTTGACCCAAGAGCAGGTGCAGTTGCGGGGACACGCCATTGAATGCCGCATCAACGCGGAAGACCCAGAGCGCAATTTCCGTCCCCATCCCGGTCGCATTAGTGGTTACTTGCCCCCCGGTGGCCCTGGAGTGCGGATGGACTCCCATGTGTATACCGACTATGAAATCCCTCCCTACTATGATTCGCTCATCGGTAAGTTGGTCGTGTGGGGGAGCGATCGCGCCGCTGCCATTGCCCGCATGAAACGTGCGCTGCGCGAATGTGCGATTATGGGGGTGCCGACCACCATTCCCTTTCATCAGCAGGTGTTAGATACGCCGGAGTTCCGCAGTGGCATTGTCTATACCAACTTTGTGGACAAGCTCATGACCACCTTGGGCTGGAATGTCTGA
- the sppA gene encoding signal peptide peptidase SppA, which translates to MPWPLSRGYRRQIARLEITGAIAGGTRRRVLKALKTIEERGYPALLVRIDSPGGTVGDSQEIYAALKRLQSKMKIVASFGNISASGGVYIGMGAQYIMANPGTITGSIGVILRGNNLQRLLDKVGVSFKVIKSGPYKDILAFDRDLTEEEIRILQDLIDTSYHQFVQTVAEGRHLDVETVRSFADGRVFTGEQALALGLVDRLGTEEDARRWLAELAGLDPEKTKVQTIEEPKSPLARLLPRQQERLPLPWQAGLDWLEFEIATNGLPLWLYRP; encoded by the coding sequence ATGCCTTGGCCCTTATCCCGTGGTTACCGTCGTCAAATTGCCCGCCTCGAAATTACGGGGGCGATCGCTGGGGGTACTCGCCGTCGTGTCCTCAAAGCCCTCAAAACCATTGAAGAACGGGGCTACCCGGCACTACTGGTGCGCATTGATAGTCCCGGCGGTACCGTCGGGGATTCCCAAGAAATCTATGCAGCCCTCAAGCGTTTGCAGTCGAAAATGAAAATCGTTGCCAGTTTTGGCAATATCTCGGCCTCCGGGGGCGTCTATATTGGCATGGGGGCACAGTACATCATGGCCAATCCCGGCACCATTACCGGCAGTATTGGCGTCATCCTGCGCGGCAACAACCTGCAACGGCTCCTCGACAAAGTGGGGGTCTCATTCAAGGTGATCAAGTCTGGCCCCTACAAGGACATTCTTGCTTTTGATCGCGACCTCACCGAGGAAGAAATCCGCATTCTCCAAGACCTCATTGACACTAGCTATCACCAATTTGTCCAAACCGTGGCCGAAGGCCGTCACCTTGACGTGGAAACAGTGCGCAGTTTTGCCGATGGCCGTGTCTTTACCGGCGAGCAGGCCCTTGCTCTTGGACTCGTGGATCGCTTGGGAACCGAGGAGGATGCCCGCCGCTGGCTCGCCGAACTAGCAGGTCTAGACCCAGAAAAAACCAAGGTGCAAACGATTGAAGAACCCAAGTCTCCCTTGGCTCGTCTTTTGCCGCGTCAACAGGAACGACTCCCCTTGCCATGGCAAGCGGGTTTGGATTGGTTGGAATTTGAAATAGCGACCAATGGACTTCCCCTATGGCTCTATCGCCCCTAA
- a CDS encoding low molecular weight protein-tyrosine-phosphatase: MPIRLLFVCLGNICRSPAAEGIMKDLVKKAGLEHEIQCDSAGTSNFHVGDPPDARMVMTARQRGLHLSHRARQFHAADFEEFDLILAMDRENYADILRLDPEGKYRDKVRLMCDFCRHHNAKEVPDPYYGGRQGFEKVLDLLTDACEGLLEHLKATHPQLQEQH; the protein is encoded by the coding sequence ATGCCCATCCGTCTCCTTTTTGTTTGTCTTGGTAATATCTGCCGTTCCCCTGCCGCCGAAGGGATTATGAAAGACTTGGTCAAAAAGGCCGGCCTAGAGCATGAGATTCAGTGTGACTCTGCCGGCACCAGCAACTTCCACGTTGGCGATCCACCGGATGCCCGCATGGTGATGACCGCACGGCAACGGGGACTGCACCTCAGTCATCGGGCACGCCAATTCCATGCCGCCGACTTTGAGGAATTTGATCTGATCTTGGCGATGGATCGGGAAAACTACGCCGATATTCTGCGCCTTGACCCTGAGGGGAAATACCGCGATAAAGTGCGGCTAATGTGCGATTTTTGCCGTCACCACAACGCCAAGGAAGTGCCAGACCCCTATTACGGTGGTCGTCAAGGTTTTGAGAAGGTGTTAGATCTGCTCACCGATGCCTGTGAGGGGCTACTGGAGCATCTCAAGGCCACCCATCCCCAATTACAGGAGCAGCATTGA
- a CDS encoding S-layer homology domain-containing protein produces MSALLLSSCEGSGLQNWFAADPNADQWAGHPPTAAPTPEPTITLPENLRFPNATLVTTQPQPGAPQTIETRWQAAAPAIAIQQFYTQQFQQSGWQLVEQQVADNTITLKGRSPELEVSVTINTVPENNLTPFTVAYTPRNNPTATATPQPTPSSPQTFVDLEEAPTPLQPAIRDLADLGVLSTTGDRLQPNTPIRRGQFVRWLVTTYNRFYADRPARQIRLGSRNDTPIFQDVPRDHPEFPYIQGLAMAGFLPSPLTGETSALFRPDAPLTRETLLQWKVPLDQQGRLSPSTIDRIQHTWGFKDSQRIAPPAISAVAADYLAGDLSNIRRVWGETLLLQPQKPVTHAEAAAALWYIGNGTEGLSAAMVKQTPPSAS; encoded by the coding sequence TTGAGTGCTCTGCTGCTGAGCAGTTGTGAGGGCAGTGGTTTACAAAATTGGTTTGCTGCCGATCCCAATGCTGATCAATGGGCGGGTCATCCCCCCACAGCGGCACCCACTCCGGAACCGACGATCACCCTGCCAGAGAATTTACGGTTTCCCAATGCCACCCTTGTGACCACGCAGCCGCAACCGGGAGCACCCCAGACAATCGAAACCCGTTGGCAAGCAGCGGCGCCAGCAATCGCCATCCAGCAATTCTATACCCAGCAATTTCAACAGTCGGGCTGGCAACTGGTGGAGCAGCAGGTGGCTGATAATACGATCACCCTCAAGGGGCGCAGTCCAGAACTGGAAGTGAGCGTCACCATCAACACGGTGCCCGAAAATAACCTCACCCCGTTCACCGTCGCCTATACCCCTAGGAACAACCCAACCGCCACGGCAACACCCCAACCCACCCCCTCCTCCCCCCAAACGTTTGTTGATCTAGAGGAGGCTCCTACCCCCCTACAGCCGGCCATTCGCGATTTGGCCGACCTGGGAGTACTCAGCACCACGGGCGATCGCCTGCAACCCAACACCCCCATTCGCCGCGGTCAGTTTGTGCGTTGGCTGGTGACCACCTACAACCGCTTTTATGCCGATCGCCCGGCTCGGCAAATCCGCTTGGGCAGCCGCAACGATACCCCCATCTTTCAAGATGTTCCCCGCGATCATCCTGAATTTCCCTATATTCAGGGACTAGCGATGGCGGGATTTTTGCCCAGCCCCCTAACAGGAGAAACCAGCGCTCTCTTTCGCCCCGATGCTCCCCTCACCCGTGAAACCCTGTTGCAGTGGAAAGTGCCCCTCGATCAACAGGGACGGCTAAGTCCAAGTACAATTGACCGCATCCAGCACACATGGGGCTTCAAAGACAGTCAACGGATTGCCCCCCCCGCCATCAGTGCCGTGGCTGCTGACTATCTCGCGGGGGATCTCTCGAACATTCGCCGTGTGTGGGGAGAAACCCTCTTGCTCCAACCCCAAAAACCCGTCACCCACGCCGAAGCCGCAGCAGCCCTTTGGTATATCGGCAATGGCACCGAGGGACTCTCAGCAGCGATGGTGAAGCAGACACCGCCCTCCGCTTCCTAG
- a CDS encoding CBS domain-containing protein → MTALVRDYMTPNPFTIRADAAISEAVRLMEEKQVRGLPVVDQQGKLVGLVSEADLIVREAPLEPPLYITFLGSIIYFESPESFHQHLKKTLGQQVQDVMTPNPHTINVDAPISEAARLMVNHHISRLPVLNDQGELVGIISRHDLLQALHTQEASA, encoded by the coding sequence ATGACCGCTCTCGTCCGTGATTACATGACCCCCAACCCCTTTACCATTCGTGCCGATGCCGCGATTTCTGAAGCTGTTCGCCTCATGGAGGAAAAGCAGGTGCGCGGCCTACCCGTCGTGGATCAGCAAGGGAAATTGGTGGGACTGGTCTCTGAAGCCGACCTGATTGTGCGGGAAGCCCCCCTAGAACCGCCGTTGTACATCACGTTCCTCGGCAGCATCATTTACTTTGAGTCGCCAGAATCCTTTCATCAGCATCTCAAGAAAACCCTTGGCCAACAGGTGCAAGATGTCATGACCCCCAACCCCCACACGATTAACGTGGATGCACCCATTTCCGAAGCGGCTCGTCTCATGGTCAACCACCACATTAGTCGCCTACCTGTTTTGAACGATCAAGGAGAATTGGTAGGCATTATTAGCCGCCATGATCTCTTGCAAGCCTTGCATACCCAAGAAGCCTCTGCGTGA
- a CDS encoding Uma2 family endonuclease, which produces MTASLLTLESGDRLTREEFEYRYGRSPHIKKAELINGVVFVASPIRVRNHAQPHSNILGWLFHYSIEFSGFMVCDNATVRLDNQNEVQPDVLLRLEESAGGQSRISADDYIEGAPEFVIEIASSSAAYDLHDKKDLYCRYGVKEYLVWVVAEQAFYWYHREQGNYIQQQPDREGILRSQEFAGLWLNLPPLLQGDMKGVMFTLLQGLASPECQRFAEALKRQSQ; this is translated from the coding sequence ATGACGGCTTCTCTCCTCACCCTTGAAAGTGGCGATCGCCTGACCCGCGAGGAATTTGAATACCGCTATGGCCGCTCTCCCCACATCAAGAAGGCTGAACTGATTAACGGAGTGGTGTTTGTGGCCTCACCCATTCGGGTTAGAAACCACGCTCAGCCCCATAGCAACATTTTGGGCTGGCTCTTTCACTACAGCATTGAATTTAGCGGCTTCATGGTTTGCGATAACGCCACAGTACGGCTCGATAACCAAAATGAAGTCCAACCTGATGTGCTGTTGCGCCTCGAAGAATCAGCGGGGGGGCAATCACGCATTAGTGCCGATGACTACATCGAGGGTGCACCAGAGTTCGTGATTGAAATTGCCTCTAGCAGTGCCGCCTACGATCTCCACGACAAGAAAGACCTCTATTGTCGCTATGGCGTCAAGGAATATCTGGTGTGGGTGGTCGCAGAACAGGCCTTCTACTGGTATCACCGAGAGCAGGGGAACTACATTCAACAACAGCCCGATCGCGAGGGCATCCTGCGCAGTCAGGAATTTGCCGGCCTCTGGCTAAATTTGCCTCCCCTTTTACAAGGGGATATGAAAGGCGTAATGTTCACATTACTACAGGGGCTAGCTTCCCCTGAATGCCAACGGTTTGCTGAAGCCTTGAAGCGGCAATCACAATAA
- the speA gene encoding biosynthetic arginine decarboxylase, translating into MALTVTKTSNWTIEDSEQLYRIQGWGEPYFGINAAGHVTVSPKGDRGGSLDLYELVQALQQRNIGLPLLVRFSDILEDRIERLNACFARAIARYGYQGTYKGVFPVKCNQQRHIIEALVRFGQSHQFGLEAGSKPELLIALAMLTTPGALLICNGYKDRSYIETAILARRLGHTPIIVLEQPEEVAEVIAVSQALGIEPMVGVRAKLSTQGVGRWGTSAGDRAKFGLTVPEILAAVEQLREAGMLHSLQLLHFHIGSQISAISVIKDAIREAGQIYGELVRLGANMHYLDVGGGLGVDYDGSKTNFHASKNYSMQNYASDVVAGIKDACQQRGIPDPILISESGRAIASHQSVLIFNVLGVSEVPKVIPEPAKEDEHLIIRNLYDTYQTIDESNYQEAYNDALQFKGEAISLFNFGYLSLPERARAESLFWACCAKILEIARQQEYVPDDLEDLEKIMASIYYINLSVFQSVPDNWAIDQLFPIMPIHRLDEEPTERGILADLTCDSDGKIDQFIDLRDVKSVLELHPFRPEEPYYLGLFLNGAYQEIMGNLHNLFGDTNAVHIRLTPKGYEIEHLVRGDTMQEVLGYVQYQGDALLEKIRRRTEAALAEQQITLAEAQHLLENYERSLRSYTYLSS; encoded by the coding sequence ATGGCATTAACCGTTACGAAAACCAGCAATTGGACAATTGAGGACAGCGAGCAGCTCTACCGCATTCAGGGTTGGGGCGAACCCTACTTTGGCATCAATGCCGCCGGCCATGTCACCGTCTCTCCCAAGGGCGATCGCGGCGGATCATTGGATCTCTATGAACTGGTGCAGGCACTCCAGCAGCGCAACATTGGTTTACCCCTCCTTGTGCGATTCTCCGATATTTTGGAAGACCGGATTGAGCGACTCAATGCCTGCTTTGCCCGTGCCATTGCCCGCTATGGCTATCAGGGCACCTACAAGGGGGTCTTTCCCGTCAAGTGCAACCAACAACGCCACATCATTGAAGCCTTAGTACGCTTTGGTCAGTCCCATCAGTTTGGCCTAGAGGCCGGATCAAAACCGGAACTGCTGATTGCCTTAGCCATGCTGACCACACCGGGGGCACTGCTGATTTGCAACGGTTACAAAGATCGCAGCTACATTGAAACAGCCATTCTCGCCCGTCGCCTAGGTCACACGCCCATTATTGTTCTCGAACAGCCAGAGGAAGTGGCCGAAGTCATTGCCGTTAGTCAGGCATTGGGGATTGAACCGATGGTGGGGGTACGGGCAAAACTGAGCACCCAAGGGGTAGGACGTTGGGGTACCTCCGCGGGCGATCGCGCCAAGTTTGGTTTGACAGTGCCAGAAATCTTAGCTGCGGTTGAACAACTGCGAGAAGCGGGAATGCTCCACTCCCTGCAACTGTTGCACTTTCACATTGGCTCGCAAATTTCTGCCATTAGTGTCATCAAGGATGCCATTCGCGAGGCGGGACAAATCTACGGTGAACTGGTGCGCCTCGGTGCCAATATGCACTACCTGGATGTCGGTGGCGGCTTGGGCGTGGACTACGACGGCTCCAAAACCAACTTCCATGCCTCGAAAAACTACAGCATGCAAAACTATGCTAGTGATGTCGTGGCTGGCATTAAGGACGCTTGTCAGCAGCGGGGCATTCCCGATCCGATTCTCATTAGTGAAAGTGGCCGCGCTATTGCCTCCCATCAATCCGTGTTGATTTTTAATGTCCTAGGGGTCAGCGAAGTCCCTAAGGTGATCCCTGAACCTGCGAAAGAGGATGAGCACCTGATTATTCGCAACCTCTACGACACGTACCAAACCATTGATGAGAGCAACTATCAAGAAGCCTACAATGATGCCCTGCAATTTAAGGGGGAAGCCATCAGTCTCTTTAACTTTGGCTACTTGAGTTTGCCAGAACGGGCACGGGCAGAGAGCCTCTTTTGGGCCTGTTGTGCCAAGATTTTAGAGATTGCTCGCCAGCAGGAATATGTGCCCGACGATCTTGAAGACCTTGAGAAAATCATGGCTTCGATCTACTACATCAATCTATCGGTGTTTCAGTCGGTGCCCGATAACTGGGCGATCGATCAACTGTTTCCAATCATGCCGATCCACCGCCTCGATGAAGAACCGACAGAACGGGGCATCCTTGCAGATCTTACCTGCGATAGCGACGGCAAAATTGACCAGTTTATTGACCTGCGGGATGTGAAATCCGTTCTCGAACTCCATCCTTTTCGGCCGGAGGAACCCTACTACCTTGGTCTCTTTCTCAATGGAGCCTATCAGGAAATCATGGGCAATCTCCACAATCTTTTTGGGGATACCAATGCTGTCCATATCCGTCTAACCCCTAAAGGCTATGAAATTGAGCATTTGGTGCGGGGCGATACAATGCAAGAAGTCTTGGGTTATGTGCAGTACCAAGGGGATGCCCTGTTAGAAAAAATTCGCCGTCGCACTGAGGCAGCCCTTGCAGAACAACAAATTACGTTGGCAGAAGCGCAGCACCTGCTCGAAAACTATGAGCGGAGTTTGCGCAGCTACACTTACCTATCTTCCTAG
- the aroH gene encoding chorismate mutase: MEEHTVGWRVRAIRGATTATENSIPAIREAVLELLGEIERRNALDFSEVISVTFSVTRDLDQIFPAAIARECPHWRNVPLLDVQQMHVEGGLPRCIRCLIYFNTPNPDQPIYHAYLRHAQSLRPDLAVNSDWHPLELSSHSLG; this comes from the coding sequence ATGGAGGAGCACACTGTGGGCTGGCGCGTCCGAGCAATTCGTGGAGCAACTACCGCCACTGAAAATTCAATCCCCGCAATCCGCGAGGCGGTTTTAGAACTCCTTGGCGAGATTGAGCGGCGCAATGCCCTTGATTTCTCGGAAGTGATTAGTGTCACCTTTTCTGTCACCCGTGACCTCGATCAGATCTTTCCGGCGGCGATCGCCCGTGAATGCCCCCATTGGCGCAATGTTCCCCTACTGGATGTCCAACAAATGCATGTGGAGGGGGGGCTACCCCGCTGTATCCGCTGCTTAATTTATTTCAACACCCCCAACCCCGATCAACCGATTTACCATGCCTACCTGCGCCATGCCCAGAGCCTGCGCCCCGATCTGGCGGTGAATAGCGACTGGCATCCCCTTGAACTGTCCTCTCATTCTCTAGGCTAA
- the murG gene encoding undecaprenyldiphospho-muramoylpentapeptide beta-N-acetylglucosaminyltransferase: MAKQGKLLIAASGTGGHLFPALAVAAELPEYEIHWLGVRDRLEQKLIPPHYPLHTVNFSGVQGKTPWARLRPLWQFWGAFWQTRQLLKQGHFQGVFTTGGYIAAPAILAARSLGRVAILHESNALPGKVTRWLAPWCTLVALGTPASLAYLKSKKLNLRVTGTPVRPDILNPPQLDLPIPKEVPLILVMGGSQGAVAINRLVRETVHRWLEAGAWVVHLTGNNDPDAQSVQHPHYLVFPFFEPMGPLLHRADIVISRAGASALAELTLTGTPALLIPYPYAAEDHQTVNAEVLVTAGAAEMIRQSALTSDRLGQIILEWLGQPQKLQAMAENAHQLAMPNSSQQVADLIRTLIPTP; encoded by the coding sequence ATGGCGAAGCAGGGGAAACTCTTGATTGCTGCCAGTGGTACGGGAGGACATCTGTTTCCAGCCCTTGCTGTGGCCGCTGAACTACCAGAGTATGAGATTCATTGGTTGGGCGTGCGCGATCGCCTTGAACAGAAATTAATTCCGCCCCATTACCCTCTGCATACGGTGAACTTTAGTGGCGTGCAGGGTAAAACGCCTTGGGCAAGGCTGCGCCCCCTCTGGCAATTTTGGGGTGCCTTTTGGCAAACCCGTCAGCTTTTGAAACAGGGACACTTTCAGGGGGTATTTACCACAGGGGGATACATTGCTGCCCCCGCCATTTTAGCGGCTCGCAGTCTGGGACGAGTGGCCATCCTCCATGAATCCAACGCCCTACCCGGCAAAGTCACCCGCTGGCTGGCCCCGTGGTGTACATTAGTGGCGCTGGGTACCCCCGCTAGCTTGGCTTACCTCAAGTCCAAGAAGCTGAACCTGCGGGTTACCGGCACACCAGTTCGCCCCGATATTCTCAACCCGCCGCAGTTGGATTTACCGATTCCCAAGGAGGTGCCCCTGATTTTGGTGATGGGGGGGAGTCAAGGCGCCGTAGCTATCAATCGCCTTGTGCGGGAAACCGTTCACCGCTGGCTCGAGGCCGGGGCTTGGGTGGTGCACCTCACGGGCAACAATGATCCCGATGCTCAGAGCGTCCAGCATCCCCACTACCTCGTCTTTCCCTTTTTTGAACCCATGGGGCCGCTGCTGCACCGGGCGGATATTGTCATTAGCCGAGCCGGCGCTAGTGCCTTGGCGGAACTGACACTCACAGGAACCCCGGCGTTGTTGATTCCCTACCCCTATGCTGCTGAAGATCACCAAACGGTAAATGCCGAAGTCTTGGTTACGGCTGGGGCGGCTGAGATGATTCGCCAATCGGCATTGACGAGCGATCGCCTCGGACAGATCATTTTAGAATGGCTAGGGCAGCCGCAAAAATTACAAGCCATGGCCGAGAATGCCCACCAATTAGCCATGCCCAACAGTAGTCAGCAGGTTGCTGATCTCATTCGTACGCTGATTCCCACCCCCTAG